One Deltaproteobacteria bacterium genomic region harbors:
- a CDS encoding adenine nucleotide alpha hydrolase family protein yields the protein MKCKRCRKTAAVALPSHHAAFCPECFLVFFERQVAAAIKTFQMCSRDDRILVAVSGGKDSLALAWQLQRLNLNVSALHLDLGIADSSTVARAHTESMCRQFGIDLHVVEFADLKMAIPDVKARIKRPICSVCGRLKRHVFNRYALENGFDVLATGHNLDDETARLLSNTLRWDTDYLAGQSPSLPGDPGFARKIKPLCQLTEYETAALCFLAGLNYGHQPCPYSPGATFTRYKILLNNLEDDQPGRKRSFYSQYLRQARPVFERLREDRSTPAIAPCQGCGSPTTAGLCSVCRIREAMDLEPLTIIPSSKSKTPCP from the coding sequence GGTCTTCTTCGAACGGCAGGTCGCCGCGGCCATCAAAACCTTTCAGATGTGTTCCCGAGACGACCGGATCCTCGTGGCCGTCAGCGGCGGGAAGGACTCCTTGGCCCTGGCCTGGCAGCTCCAGCGCCTGAATCTGAACGTCTCGGCCCTCCACCTCGACCTGGGCATTGCCGATTCTTCGACCGTGGCCAGAGCCCACACCGAATCAATGTGCCGACAATTCGGCATCGACCTCCACGTCGTTGAATTCGCCGATCTCAAAATGGCCATACCCGACGTCAAGGCCAGGATCAAACGGCCGATCTGCTCGGTATGCGGTCGGCTCAAACGTCACGTGTTCAACCGGTACGCCCTGGAGAACGGCTTCGATGTCCTGGCCACAGGCCACAACCTCGACGATGAAACGGCCCGCCTTTTGTCCAACACCCTGCGCTGGGACACCGACTATCTGGCCGGGCAGAGCCCGTCTCTGCCCGGGGACCCGGGCTTCGCCCGCAAAATCAAACCCCTATGTCAGTTGACCGAATACGAGACTGCAGCCCTGTGCTTTCTGGCCGGACTCAACTACGGCCATCAACCCTGTCCCTACAGCCCAGGAGCGACCTTCACCCGGTACAAGATCCTTCTGAACAACCTCGAGGACGACCAGCCAGGGCGCAAACGCTCCTTCTACAGTCAATACTTGCGCCAGGCCAGGCCGGTTTTCGAACGTCTTCGTGAGGACCGTTCGACCCCGGCCATCGCCCCCTGCCAGGGATGCGGCTCCCCGACTACCGCCGGGCTCTGCTCGGTCTGCCGGATCCGGGAGGCCATGGACCTGGAACCACTGACCATCATCCCTTCGAGCAAATCAAAAACGCCATGCCCATGA